The genomic region CGTGCATCCCTGGAAATATCTATCATAGGTGAAAATGTCCAGTTCACTCCTTCAGCAACAGATTCAAGAGCAGCGATCCTGGCAGATTCCTCTGCCGCCTCAACATCCCAACTGGCTGTTTCACCCAATGGTACCGGGAAAATAGTTTTATAACCATGGATCACATCATAACCAAAGATCAAAGGGATCTTGATCCTGGAGTTTTCCATGTTCAATCGCTGAGCCTTTTCAGTCGCCTCAACCGAAAGTACATTCAACATGGACCCTACGAGGCCTTTCTTAAGTCTATCTTCCTTTTCTTTATTTCCAACTTCAGAAGCAGGTCCTGTAAGGTCCCAACTTCCGTTATATTGTATCATCTGACCAACTTTTTCCTCTAAGGTCATTAGATTTAAAACTGAATCAACTTTGGTCTCTACATCCTGAACAGAGCTTTTAATGCCTGAATTTTGGGAATATCCACCTATGGTCCCAAAAAAAAGGGACGAGATAATTATGAAATATTTTTTCATGATCTTAAAATTAGATTATGGAGGAAAATGTTTTCTCCATCGTTATTTTAGATAGGAATTCTACCAGTCGAACTTAGAATCCTTAGTAATAACCGGCAATTCTAAAAAATGGGCTTATTAGGAAACACCTGGTTATTCAATTCTACTTTTACTTTTTTATTAAAACCCAGTCAATAAGAACTTCTGCTTTTCCTTGTTTTATAAGCTCTACCGTAGATGCTGGGAGTCCGTTATATGGTTCTTCAACTCCATTAGTTTTATAAGGGTATGCACCCCCTAAAGCTAGATTGAGAATAAGGTATTTTGGATTGTCAAATTTCCATTCCCCGTAATGCTCTACCATAGGTTTTGTAACCCGATAGATCAATCTGCCATCAACCTTAAAATTAAGTGCCTCCGGTGTCCAGTCTACAGAATACACATGCCAGTCGGTCACATCTTCACCTTCAGGATAGAAGTATTTGTTAACCAGCGGAGTCTCTCCGGAATATCCCGGGCCGTGCAGGGCAACTCCTATCCAGTCTGTCTCTCCCACATATTCCATAATATCGATCTCTCCGGTATCGGGCCAATCGCCTCCGCCAAGTGCCCAGAATGCGGGCCAAAAGCCGGAACCTTCAGGAAGTTTCATCCTGGCCATAGCTGTACCGTAGGTGAACATCACCTTGTCCCGGGTATTTATCCTTCCCGAGATGAAATCGAAATCATTTCCGCGGTATTTTATATAGTTGGGGCTGTAATGAGCCTTAAGTACCAGCGCATTTTCGGCTCCTTTAGCATTATCACCTTTTACATTGAAAATCGTTGCAGTGGAATCCACATAAACCTGTTGCTCGTTATTTACCCAAAAGTCTGTTCCAACAACATTCCACTTTTCCCTATCGAGTGAACTTCCGGAGAAGTCATCAAAGAAAAGGGTGTCGCTTACGGTTTTTGCAGGTGAGTCCTGAGCAAATAGATTTCCGCTGAAAATAATACCTAGCGCGAGGAAGGTTTTTAAAAATAAGTGCTTCATATACATTATTTTAAAAAAGAATAATCATCATGAAAAACCTGCGCCTCCAAGGGCCATTTAAAAACCAGAAAATTTTATGATGATAAGAATAAATCCCGGAGCTCTAGAAGATACTCCGGGAATTTAAAGCCTAAACAAACAATCTATTGGTAAACTCTTACGTAGTCCACTTCCATAGAAGATTCCTGGAAGTTTGCATCGATTTCGCCTCCAAGACCGCCACCCATAGCTACATTCATAATAAGGAAGAAATCCTTATCGAATGGCAGGGAAGCTTCGTTGGTGAAAGTAAAAAATACTTCACCGTCCAGTAGCAGTGTGATATTTTCAGAAGTCCACTCTACTGTGTAAGTATGGAACTCTGTAGAAGCATTTGAAATAGGAGTTCTTCCTACCACCGCATTACCTCCGGAATTTCCAGGAAAATGCAATGCAGAAGAAGTTTCTCCAGGATTGTTTCCAACCCACTCCATAATGTCAATCTCACCGGTCTCAGGCCATCCTACTTCATCGAAGTTAGCCCCGAGCATCCAGATCGCCGGCCAGGTTCCTCCACCTTCAGGCATTTTCGCCCTGGCTTCAACTCGACCGTAAGTAAATTCAAATTTATCCTGAGTTGTGATTCTACCCGATGTAAATTCAAATCCGCTTTCAGATTCACGCTTAGCAGTGATCACAAGATTTCCATCCTGAACGGTTACGTTATCTTCAGTATAGTACTGAACTTCACCATTTCCCCAACCATTAGTTCCATTTCCTATTTCGTAGTTCCAGTTATCAGTATCCAGAGCATCACCATCAAATTCATCTGACCATAGAAGATCTTCAAATTCGGTTTGGAATTCTTCTGGTTCTTCACCACCAGCACCTTCTTCTGCAGAAGTGATTATGAACCACCAGTCGAATTCACCGTTACCATCGGTAGATTTCAGAATCATATCATTAGTTCCAGAACGGTCAAAGATCTGATACTGGTGATCACCACCAATATAATATCCAATAAAACCTATTCCGGTAAGATTGATCGTTTCATTTCCACCTGGAGCAGAAATAGACCAGTTCTCAGTATAATCTCCGAATTCCAGATTTAAAACGTCAGCACCTTCAACAGTTCCGCCGCTTCCACCTAATTGATCTATGAGACCAGCTCGGCCAAAAACAGTTCCATTGGTAATATGAGTAAATGTTCCATCTTCATTGAAGATATACCTGTCATCATACATTCCGGCATTTGCTTTTTCATTCGCTCCGGCACTGTACCATTCTACTGGAACAACTCCTCCAACCGGTCCAAGACCAAAGTGTCCAGGCACTTCTGCCTTAATTCTCCATTCTTTAGAACCATCACCTACTAATTTATCAATTAGCTCCTTAGGTGGCTCATAGGTTACAAGAACTTCCACGTCTACGATCATCGAAGTAGCCGTACCACCCGGGCCATAAGCTATTACGTTCACCGTGTAGGTTTTAGTACCCGTTTCAGAAAACTGGTGTGTATAAATCCCACTAGATGTAGTAGCTGAACTTCCGTTCTCGAAAACGTATTTATAGGTCATGGCTCCATCTGCAGTAGCATTGAAGGTAACCTGCCCACTACCATCACCATTAGGCATCTCTCCAGATTGTCCAACCACAGCGGCATCTACCTGAAGATTTGTTGGAGAAGAGATTTCCCCAATATCGTAATCCTCCTCTGCACAGGAGAATAATCCTGCGCAAAGAGCCATTACAAATGTTAATTTTAAAAATATATTTTTCATTTTATTTCTTTTTAATTCTTCTAGTTATGGAAATAAATATTGTCCAGATAAACATTCACTTCCCCTGCTGGTAAACCAGAATAAATGTATTGTGCAATGTTCGTTCTGTTAGTAAGATTTGGGAAATCTGATAAAGGAATATCCAAACTCACCCATTCTCCCTGAGGAAGGTTTTCGAACACCACTTCATCTTCAGTAGTATCTCCTCCATCAAAGCTACCATCTGTTCCTACATCTACAAGCTTAACTCTGAAAGTAGTACCATTCTCAATCCAAACATCAGTATGGAAATGCGTCATTTCACTTGCATCTACCTGTTCTGCAACAGTTTCTATACCTACAAAATCAAGATTGAAATAATGTTTGGTTAGTCTACCGTCGAATTCTACTTCTTCATAATCTGAAGCAGACCAGACTGTTCTCCAGGTATCTACAGTCACATCCTCTCCTAATTCACTGAAAAGAGAGATATATTGAGTTTCTCCAATTTTAATATCATCGAAATAGAAATCCTCTCCCTGACCAGCATTATTAAAATCATAAAATACAATTACTCTATCGTAGTCTATGGAGGTATCAAAAGCATCGAAACTGGTTAAATCAAAGCTTAATTCTTCCCATTCCCCTGCTACAGTCGTATTTTGCGAAACTTCCACAACAACTGATGGGTTTCCATTTGCATCGGGCTCAGAATCTGACTTTTCCATTTTGAAAAGGATTGGAGTTCCGGCTCTTGGAGACCAAACTTTCATTTTTACAGTGGTTCCATTGGAGTATTCAACTGGCTCTTCAAGGTTCAGGGAAATTCCTGCCCAAACTTCAGATCCATTAGATTTACTCAAAGAAGTCACTCTTGAGCTAGTGTTAATCCCAGACATATCTGGATTCTCA from Gramella sp. MT6 harbors:
- a CDS encoding family 16 glycosylhydrolase, producing the protein MKNIFLKLTFVMALCAGLFSCAEEDYDIGEISSPTNLQVDAAVVGQSGEMPNGDGSGQVTFNATADGAMTYKYVFENGSSATTSSGIYTHQFSETGTKTYTVNVIAYGPGGTATSMIVDVEVLVTYEPPKELIDKLVGDGSKEWRIKAEVPGHFGLGPVGGVVPVEWYSAGANEKANAGMYDDRYIFNEDGTFTHITNGTVFGRAGLIDQLGGSGGTVEGADVLNLEFGDYTENWSISAPGGNETINLTGIGFIGYYIGGDHQYQIFDRSGTNDMILKSTDGNGEFDWWFIITSAEEGAGGEEPEEFQTEFEDLLWSDEFDGDALDTDNWNYEIGNGTNGWGNGEVQYYTEDNVTVQDGNLVITAKRESESGFEFTSGRITTQDKFEFTYGRVEARAKMPEGGGTWPAIWMLGANFDEVGWPETGEIDIMEWVGNNPGETSSALHFPGNSGGNAVVGRTPISNASTEFHTYTVEWTSENITLLLDGEVFFTFTNEASLPFDKDFFLIMNVAMGGGLGGEIDANFQESSMEVDYVRVYQ
- a CDS encoding glycoside hydrolase family 16 protein, encoding MKHLFLKTFLALGIIFSGNLFAQDSPAKTVSDTLFFDDFSGSSLDREKWNVVGTDFWVNNEQQVYVDSTATIFNVKGDNAKGAENALVLKAHYSPNYIKYRGNDFDFISGRINTRDKVMFTYGTAMARMKLPEGSGFWPAFWALGGGDWPDTGEIDIMEYVGETDWIGVALHGPGYSGETPLVNKYFYPEGEDVTDWHVYSVDWTPEALNFKVDGRLIYRVTKPMVEHYGEWKFDNPKYLILNLALGGAYPYKTNGVEEPYNGLPASTVELIKQGKAEVLIDWVLIKK